The Subtercola sp. PAMC28395 genome segment TCTGCTCGCCCTTCCCGGAGTCGGCGACTACACAGCACGCGCCGTCGCGGCATTCGCGTTCGGTGATCGTCACCCTGTCGTCGACACCAACATCCGGCGGGTGATCGCTCGCGCAGTGACAGGGGACGCAGAACCTGGCCCTCCGAGTGGCCGCCGCGACCTCGCTGCGATGCTCGAGATTCTCCCCCTCGAACCAGCAGCAGCACGAGCATTCAACGCCGCCATCATGGAGCTGGGTGCCGTCGTCTGCACAGCTCGAGCGCCACGCTGTGAGCTGTGCCCGATCTCGGGGAGCTGCGCGTGGCGGGCGCGAGGGTACCCCGGGTACGACGGCAAGCGGAAGGCCGCGCAGAAGAAATACGAAGGCTCAGACCGCCAGGTGCGGGGTCTCGTTCTCGCACAGTTGCGCTCGTTGCCCGCTGACGACACCAGCACACTCTCGCGCAAACGTCTGGCGGCTGTCTGGCAGGAATCGACGCAACTCGATCGAGCCATCGAAGGTCTCCTGGCCGACGGCCTCGCGATCGAGTCTCCCTCCGGCCTCCGGCTCCCCTGACCTATCCACACCAAGGAACACACATGCAGATCGGAATCATCGGAGCCGGGGCCGTAGGCGGCACAATCGCCTCGCTCCTCTCCCGCGCCGGCCACGAGGTGGAGCTGACAGCCCGCGGAGAGCATCTCTCGATCATCCGGCAACAGGGCCTCACTCTGACAGGCGCCTGGGGCACGCACGTTGCACAAGTAGAGGCAAACCCGACACTCACTCGTCGCCCAGAGCTAGCCTTCATCTGCACGAAGGCTCAGGATGCGCGGGCCGCCATCACGGCGAATGCCGAGCATCTCCGTGGGATTCCCGTCGTTGTCGTGCAGAACGGTCTCGAATCCCTGACGACAGCCCGCAGCGTGTTTGCAGACGAGGTACCGTCAGGCGACGAGGACCAGCTGCCGCAGTGGGTCGGTGCGCTTGCACTCTATGCAGCCAGCTACCTCGCACCGGGAAAGATCACGATCACCACGGCGGGCCCGACGTACCTCGGCACCGGCGAAGGTGCAGCGGATGCGGCAGCGATCAGCGCCGCTGCCATTCTCGACACCGTCATGCCGACCACCGCAATCTCGAACTTCCGTGGCGCACAATGGACCAAGCTGATCGTCAACCAGGTCAACGCGATGCCCGCAATCACGGGGCTGAGCGCGCAGGAGACCCTCACGCACCCGCTATTGAACCCCATCATCACATCGGGAATGCGGGAGGCGGTGCGAATCGGCTTCGCCTTGGGAGTGCACTACGGAAAGGTGCAGGGGCTCAACAACCTTCTCCTGCGAATCTTCTCCGAGGCGCCACTGGGCCTCGGGAGCCGATTGCCGAAGCTGATGGGGCGCAGGATGGGCAGCACTCCGAACCCGGGATCGACCC includes the following:
- a CDS encoding ketopantoate reductase family protein, coding for MQIGIIGAGAVGGTIASLLSRAGHEVELTARGEHLSIIRQQGLTLTGAWGTHVAQVEANPTLTRRPELAFICTKAQDARAAITANAEHLRGIPVVVVQNGLESLTTARSVFADEVPSGDEDQLPQWVGALALYAASYLAPGKITITTAGPTYLGTGEGAADAAAISAAAILDTVMPTTAISNFRGAQWTKLIVNQVNAMPAITGLSAQETLTHPLLNPIITSGMREAVRIGFALGVHYGKVQGLNNLLLRIFSEAPLGLGSRLPKLMGRRMGSTPNPGSTLQSIRRGQLTEIDYLNGAVVAEAESAGLTAPVNAALVALVHEVERTGHFFTANAVQRAVFGDAR
- a CDS encoding A/G-specific adenine glycosylase: MNTSAAGDTAPQLAPTLIDWFATNARDLPWRRPGFSAWGTLVSEFMLQQTPVARVVPRLQEWLERWPTPAALAESSPGDAVRAWQSLGYPRRALWLHSCAVAITERHGGEVPRAVDDLLALPGVGDYTARAVAAFAFGDRHPVVDTNIRRVIARAVTGDAEPGPPSGRRDLAAMLEILPLEPAAARAFNAAIMELGAVVCTARAPRCELCPISGSCAWRARGYPGYDGKRKAAQKKYEGSDRQVRGLVLAQLRSLPADDTSTLSRKRLAAVWQESTQLDRAIEGLLADGLAIESPSGLRLP